From the Mya arenaria isolate MELC-2E11 chromosome 17, ASM2691426v1 genome, the window CTTGCAGTCAATGCGAAAACTTTTTCTAGCTCATAGGACATTGCGACAGACAAGGAcgaaatttttacctgtcgcaacaactttttacctgtcgcaacaTTTTTAACctattgcaacatttttaacCTATCGCAACATTTTTTACCCGGTCTGACAACTTCTACTGACTGGGTAAAAAATGTCGCGAcaggttaaaaaataaataataatgaaataaatgaaataattagaATAGTCTATTAGTCTTTGTCACTGTAACTGCTATAAGCAATGCATTCAGTATTGTAAGCGTAATTTAAACGCAATGTGAGCGTAATTTAAACAGAGCTAGCTTTATCGCAAACGTAAACATGTGTCAGAGTGCTAAAAATAGGTAAAATGCAAATCTCATTGTAATAAAAGTGGCTTTTTTTCGTCAGGACTTATAAAATTTCCGGACAATAAATGTCCgattttgatttcttttcacTGGAAATATTTTCGTCGGGACATTGTGTCCGACAAAAACAGAAATTTCAGCCGGTCATCACCGAAAATTACTGGACATGACCGACTGTCCGACGAACTTTCACATTGACTGGGCTTGGTGCATGATGgttataacttaaaaaaatacaatgcttTGGCTAAGCCCTTCATGgctttcattatcaattaaacgattgattgatttttatttcagttcagCACGAATGCATACCACAGGCCATTCTGTCAATGGATGTGCTTTGTCAGGCCAAATCTGGTATGGGTAAAACTGCCGTGTTTGTTCTCGCCACTCTGCAACAGCTGGAGCCAGTTGATGGACAGGTTTGTTCTTTTCTGTCTGACATGTGTTTAAATTACGCATGTTTAATTGTAAGCACAGTCTCATTATTGCAGTTTCAGGATTATCTTTCTCTGTGGTCTTTCTACATTGAcgattaaattttgaaatttaaagatattaCTTGGATGTGTTCTGGTATAAGtcatgattttcattttgtacatctatttgtttaaagtataattaTGTGTTTCAGGTGTCTGTATTGGTGCTTGCCCACACCAGAGAGCTGGCCTTCCAGATCAGTCAGGACTATGAGAGGTTCAGCAAGTACATGGGCAGTGTCAAGATTGCTGTCTTCTTCGGCGGTATGCCAGTTAAGAAAGATGAAGAGGTCCTTAGCAAGAACTGCCCCCATATTGTTGTTGGTACCCCTGGCAGACTTCTGGCCCTTATAAAATCTAAGGCGCTGAATCTGAAAAATGTGAAGCACTTCATCCTGGATGAATGCGATAAAATGCTCTGTGAGCTGGGTAAGGaatgtttatatcttaattGACATGACACTGCACTGAcctaatataaatattcataactgtccAACCAATACAGAGATGTACTTGTAAATAACCCTGAACAActgcttttgtttaaatgaagttGTTAATTAAAGAGGTCCATCTTGGTCCAATTTTAcatttgattaattgattgtCTTTTCGGTTAATATTgattatatgaattatttttgttttgtcattaaaccctttttttaagatttttgtttaaacctaTTCTTTAGCACAGATTTAAGtaactttttgttttaaccTATTCTTTAGCACAGATTTAAGTAACTTTTAGTctgtgttaaaatattgatgttctaaactgataaatatttaattagatTCCATATTTTTAGACATGCGCAAGGATGTGCAAGAGATCTTCAGGATGACGCCTCATGAGAAGCAGGTCATGATGTTCAGCGCCACTCTCAGTAAAGACATCCGACCAATCTGCAAGAAGTTCATGCAAGATGTAATTTCCATACATGTGTCTTCATTTTCCTACCTTGCCAACTCCCGTTGCACTTCTGCTGCTGCCTGAGGTTAATTGTCTCCCATGTCGACTTGGGATCGTTCTCAATGATCAATGCTCCTGGTTTAGTCGCTGTGCTTATTCCGGTCAATAAGCTGTGCTCAACACTGCTGCGTTTGTCAATGCGATGTCAGATCAAGTATTTAAGGGTATATAAGTTTCTGGAAAGGCAAAGGATCAATTTTAGAAATGCAAATGCTAATTAATGGGCCAGaatttgtaaattttagttATTGAAAAGTTAAGTTTGCCATGAACAATTAAAATGGGTCATATGTAAAGCATCATAATATTTGGGTTGATGAAAATTTGGGCCTGATAGTTTTTAGGAAATTGGAAGAAATGAGCCACTCTAAAAGAGGCTTTGTTTAATTGAGATCACATTAAGCAGACACTCTCAAAGTGTCGGTGAGGGTGTGATCCTACTTAAATGGGTGGGAAATAGGAAATGGGAAATTATAGTGTCACAGGGGTATAGTTGTATGTAAGGGGAAATCAGGATGGgaaatttaaaaatgctaaatgGTTGGGGGAAAAGAAATGCATTCAAAGAGGGAAATGGTGTGGCATAGTATCCCTACTCTCAAAGTGGGGATCAAAATGTCATGCCAGCAGGAAGATGTTAGTGGAATATATTACAAactgttcatttcaatatctgtTCGCATAGGACTGAATTAAAATTTGTGTAGCAGAAAAATCATCAGTTAAGCGAAAGGCCATTAAATCGTCCGGAGTTCTTGCCTACACGGGATAACTTAACGGCTGTAAGGATGGAGGTGCAGTTTGCGTGGAGTTGGAAGTTGCCAGTTGTCTCTCTCGGTCAGTGAGCAGTCCCTGCCATCTCGGCGGATGTGTGTTGGACTTTGCCACTGCACGGTTTTGGTGACCTGGTTATATGTTGATAGGAAACTGAACCTACATAAAAATTgtctgtttctttttatttttaaagtcagTCACCTTTACTTGATGTGTTGAATTCTTGTTTAGAATATGGGTTCAGTTTTCTagcgttttttgttgtttataatatcTGCATCGTCGATTCATGAAGTAAAATATAAGGGCATAACTGGTACTGGTAGAATTATAATTCTGTGCTCTTTGTAATGAAtggtaatgtttttttttgtaaaagccTTTAGTATAAGGAAGACATTATCATTTGTTAGATAGCACACCGAgtatttgaaattaatgttgTAGATTAAAAAATCagtctttcaaatattttttagtttaaatgtgTGAAGTTAATACATTTCCAGTTGTCCACCTGTGATGTGAAGGGGGTAGGGGAATGTGTGTTGAGCTATGCTTTGTTTACAGCCCATGGAGGTGTTCGTGGATGACGACTCTAAGCTTACCCTGCACGGTCTCCAGCAACATTACGTCAAGCTGAAGGACAACGAGAAGAACAGGAAACTGTTTGAACTGCTTGATGTGCTGGAATTCAACCAGGTGAGGCCATGTTAAATTTACAACTCAGTGCAGTGGAAGAAACACTGGTTAATACTTGGGCCCctttataatttcaacatttcaaaTCAGCCTAATCCGATGATGGTCTGGTGTGAACCAAGTTCATTGCCGTAAGGGACGGAAGGCACATTTAAcaattgcatatttatttaaatagttttcaacTTGGTTGTGGTAAAGAAAAttagttaaatattttgaaagaaagaagCTACTGATGCATACCTCAGTGTGGCAAGACAATAATTTGCAAGGTCttcaatgaattattttaaatcatagaCAAACTAAACTATCCATAGTCCTATTGATAAACTATGGTTGTTTTTGCAGGTGATAATCTTTGTGAAGAGTGTGCAGCGGTGTATGGCCTTGGCCCAGCTTCTCCATGAACAGAACTTCCCTGCCATCGCCATCCATCGGGCCATGACACAGGAGGAAAGGTACGGCACTGTACTTGTGATAGGCGACAatgattcaataaaaaaatgtgataatGAGCATGTTTTGTTAATGGAGTTAATTACAAGAATGCTGTACACTAACAATATTGGGATACAGTTTGTATTCATGAAATCCACCGGACGTCAACATCCCATGTCCACTGTATGTTTTGGAATTAAGTGTTAGTTAccaaacaatttgaaaacaatattaaaggtAAGCTCTGAACAACCTTGTCTAATCAGACCATAAAGCATTGCCCTATGTGTTGCCGGTATGGAGTCTCACTCATACTAGGTGTCAAATGGTGGCATATATCAGTGTTGGACTCCACACTCCGTATCTTGAATAGATGCTGTGTACTAAATCaccaacaacatttataaaactatttgaaaacaatattaaaggtAAGCTCTGAACAACATTGTCTCATCAGACCATAAAGCATTGCCCTATGTGTTGCCAGTATGGGGTCTCACTTATACTTGGGTGTCAAATGGTGGCATATAGCAGTGTTGGACTCCACACTCTGTATCTTGAATAGGTGCTGTGTACTAAATCACCAACAACAtttatacaactattttaaaacaataaggtAAGAGCCCTGAATGGGATTGTCTTATCAGACCATAAAGCATTGCCCTATGTGTTGCCAGTATGGGGTCTCACTTATACTTGGGTGTCAAATGGTGGCATATAGCAGTGTTGGACTCCACACTTGGTATCTTGAATAGGTGCTGTGTACTAAATCaccaacaacatttataaactatttgaaaacaataaggTTAGAGCCCTGAACAGGATTGTCTCATCAGACC encodes:
- the LOC128224075 gene encoding spliceosome RNA helicase DDX39B, with translation MADTENADELLDYDEEETEQAGDAAGDAVVKKDVKGTYVSIHSSGFRDFLLKPELLRAIVDRGFEHPSEVQHECIPQAILSMDVLCQAKSGMGKTAVFVLATLQQLEPVDGQVSVLVLAHTRELAFQISQDYERFSKYMGSVKIAVFFGGMPVKKDEEVLSKNCPHIVVGTPGRLLALIKSKALNLKNVKHFILDECDKMLCELDMRKDVQEIFRMTPHEKQVMMFSATLSKDIRPICKKFMQDPMEVFVDDDSKLTLHGLQQHYVKLKDNEKNRKLFELLDVLEFNQVIIFVKSVQRCMALAQLLHEQNFPAIAIHRAMTQEERLSRYQQFKDFQKRILVATNLFGRGMDIERVNIVFNYDMPDDSDTYLHRVARAGRFGTKGLAITFVSDETDAKVLNDVQERFEVNISELPDEIDISSYIEGR